From the Garra rufa chromosome 17, GarRuf1.0, whole genome shotgun sequence genome, one window contains:
- the fabp4a gene encoding fatty acid binding protein 4a: MVDKFVGTWKMTTSENFDEYMKALGVGFATRQVGNRTKPNLVVCVDGQGLICLKSQSTFKTTEIKFKLNESFEEITADDRKTTTVVTLENGKLVQKQTWDGKESTIEREVTDGKLVAKCVMGDVVAVRTYVKEA; this comes from the exons ATGGTTGACAAATTCGTGGGAACATGGAAGATGACCACCAGCGAAAACTTTGACGAGTACATGAAGGCTCTAG gtgTGGGTTTTGCTACTCGTCAGGTGGGAAACCGGACCAAACCCAACCTGGTCGTGTGTGTGGATGGTCAGGGGCTCATATGCCTGAAGTCGCAGAGCACCTTTAAAACCACCGAGATCAAATTTAAACTCAACGAGTCATTCGAGGAGATCACCGCGGATGATAGAAAGACTACG ACTGTGGTGACTCTTGAGAACGGCAAACTTGTGCAGAAACAGACCTGGGATGGCAAAGAGTCGACGATAGAGAGGGAGGTGACGGATGGGAAATTAGTAGCT AAATGCGTAATGGGTGATGTGGTGGCTGTGAGGACATACGTGAAGGAGGCATGA
- the fam8a1a gene encoding protein FAM8A1, with product MAAKNSVEETVKNCQGSDDNDNMTTTEYCRQLQQWMWRYYSGYVSWQSWVFMSAPLFPPPQFGCQAPGGSSATPADIAAWYNQMSSPPSSRTAATATSSTSERGPAQPAGREYTIPSPLRRFLAETVDFFILFCVKATIVLWIMHLSGMKDISKFMMQFIVEEIDENTSLEDLQKMMVVALAYRVLVCVYEIICIWGAGGATPGKFLLGLRVVTCDTTVLVQPNRVLVVPATNVSLSASTVRALNKNFSIAFLFPIFITLLFFQHNRTVYDVVAGTIVVRRRRAR from the exons ATGGCGGCGAAAAACAGTGTGGAAGAAACTGTCAAAAACTGTCAAGGGTCCGATGACAATGACAACATGACAACGACTGAATACTGCAGGCAGCTGCAGCAGTGGATGTGGCGCTATTATAGCGGCTATGTGAGCTGGCAAAGCTGGGTGTTCATGTCCGCGCCGCTCTTTCCTCCGCCTCAGTTCGGTTGCCAGGCACCCGGCGGCAGCTCCGCGACGCCCGCTGACATCGCCGCATGGTATAACCAGATGAGCAGCCCACCATCCAGCCGTACAGCAGCCACTGCCACATCCAGCACTTCTGAGAGAGGACCAGCACAACCTGCAG GTAGAGAGTACACCATTCCCTCCCCTCTTCGCAGATTTCTGGCTGAAACTGTGGATTTCTTCATTCTATTCTGTGTTAAAGCAACCATCGTGTTGTGGATTATGCATCTCAGTGGAATGAA AGATATCTCCAAATTCATGATGCAGTTTATTGTGGAGGAGATTGATGAGAACACATCACTGGAGGACCTGCAGAAGATGATGGTCGTGGCTTTGGCATACAGAGTGCTAGTGTGTGTCTATGAA ATCATCTGTATTTGGGGAGCTGGAGGTGCGACTCCAGGAAAGTTCCTGCTGGGGCTTCGAGTCGTCACATGTGACACAACAGTCCTAGTGCAGCCCAATCGGGTTTTAGTGGTACCGGCAACCAATGTCAGCTTATCTGC ctcTACAGTACGGGCTTTAAACAAAAACTTCTCCATCGCCTTCCTGTTCCCTATCTTTATCACGTTACTATTTTTCCAGCACAACAGAACTGTTTATGACGTTGTGGCTGGAACCATCGTGGTTCGGAGGAGAAGAGCCAGATGA
- the mrpl53 gene encoding large ribosomal subunit protein mL53, whose amino-acid sequence MAASRGAVVLKTVKKIIVQFCPFESNVRSTREFLIMVGSEKARSTNMNCEVITEVKHDRSEPMVDITFLDGERLMMKGSKLTTQEMLSAFQTRCSAKDPQAKAGDKK is encoded by the exons ATGGCGGCGTCCAGGGGAGCAGTAGTGTTAAAGACGGTTAAGAAAATTATTGTACAGTTTTGCCCATTTGAATCTAATGTTCGCTCCACAAG AGAGTTTCTCATCATGGTCGGGTCGGAAAAAGCCAGATCCACAAATATGAACTGTGAAGTTATCACAGAAGTAAAGCATGACCGATCAGAGCCTATGGTTGACATCACATTCT TGGATGGAGAGAGGCTGATGATGAAGGGATCCAAACTAACCACTCAAGAAATGCTGTCAGCCTTTCAGACTCGATGCAGTGCTAAAGATCCTCAAGCTAAAGCAGGAGACAAGAAGTag